From the Phycisphaeraceae bacterium genome, one window contains:
- the pilM gene encoding pilus assembly protein PilM yields the protein MLGQSRTSPIGVDLADDRVQLTQLRRVSGGGLTLQAFGGWNWSMVPHGAVDLEDLRKQAELIAEAIKKGRFVGRRVVVRVPDKLLMMKNVRVPPIPDEDLFEAAQWEAAERFQIDPEQSVIRYYDVGEVTQGSETKREIILMAAPTEPLLELARSLDGAGLDVASFDPTPTLLTRFQHVIEKHGVSDGEDMSAPRLIIQVSPEHTWVFISENGQVVFLRRMEFGAKDFEEAVAPAIKSNQDDGTYGLRVSIDRVEAEKVGVKKRVDLAQEVALCLRYYGVTFPGKRPEMAWLIAPETIARCVAPSLAERASVRVMLPHEFDVRLPQLFDAIGQPLASMASSIGLAMNWPGGRLAA from the coding sequence ATGCTCGGACAGAGTAGGACCAGCCCGATCGGGGTTGATCTCGCTGACGATCGTGTGCAACTGACTCAGCTGAGGCGGGTGTCGGGTGGTGGGCTGACGTTGCAGGCGTTTGGCGGGTGGAACTGGTCGATGGTGCCTCATGGGGCGGTTGATCTTGAGGACCTGCGCAAGCAGGCGGAGTTGATCGCGGAGGCGATCAAGAAGGGGCGTTTTGTCGGGCGTCGGGTGGTGGTTCGTGTGCCGGACAAGCTGTTGATGATGAAGAATGTGCGGGTCCCGCCGATACCGGATGAGGATTTGTTCGAGGCAGCGCAGTGGGAAGCCGCTGAGCGTTTTCAGATTGATCCCGAGCAGTCGGTGATCCGTTATTACGACGTGGGCGAGGTGACGCAAGGCAGCGAGACCAAGCGGGAGATCATCCTGATGGCTGCGCCCACGGAGCCGTTGCTGGAGCTGGCGCGATCATTGGATGGGGCTGGTCTTGACGTGGCTTCGTTTGATCCTACGCCTACGCTGCTGACGCGTTTTCAGCACGTGATTGAGAAGCATGGGGTGAGTGACGGCGAGGACATGAGTGCGCCGAGGCTGATCATTCAGGTCAGCCCGGAGCATACTTGGGTGTTCATTTCCGAGAACGGGCAGGTGGTGTTTCTCAGGCGGATGGAGTTTGGTGCCAAGGACTTCGAGGAAGCTGTGGCGCCGGCGATCAAGTCGAACCAAGACGATGGAACCTATGGGCTACGGGTGTCGATTGATCGGGTGGAGGCCGAGAAGGTCGGGGTGAAGAAGCGTGTGGACCTGGCTCAGGAAGTGGCGTTGTGTCTTCGGTACTACGGCGTGACCTTCCCGGGCAAGCGGCCGGAGATGGCCTGGCTGATTGCCCCGGAGACGATCGCTCGATGTGTTGCGCCCTCGCTGGCGGAGCGGGCATCGGTCCGGGTGATGCTGCCGCATGAGTTTGATGTCCGACTGCCCCAGCTTTTTGATGCGATCGGTCAGCCCTTGGCGTCGATGGCCTCATCGATTGGGCTGGCGATGAACTGGCCGGGCGGGAGGTTGGCGGCATGA
- a CDS encoding prepilin-type N-terminal cleavage/methylation domain-containing protein, giving the protein MSLVGRVGHGFTLVEILIVVVILGILAAVVIPQFSDAAETAKASSLVSQLQTVRSQLELYMIQHNGSYPDLSSNWNQMTQTTNISGSTSGSDFGPYLQKSPINPFENSSTVDQGDDVIGTPGAGVGWVYDELTGRIKAVTTDAKATALSFSSEDVATYTP; this is encoded by the coding sequence ATGAGTCTTGTAGGACGTGTTGGCCACGGTTTTACGCTGGTTGAGATCCTGATCGTGGTGGTGATTCTCGGGATTCTGGCGGCGGTGGTGATTCCGCAGTTCAGTGATGCGGCAGAGACAGCTAAGGCATCGAGCCTGGTGTCGCAGCTGCAGACGGTTCGGTCGCAGCTGGAGCTGTACATGATCCAGCACAACGGTTCTTATCCGGACCTTTCGTCGAACTGGAATCAGATGACGCAGACGACGAACATCAGTGGTTCGACGTCGGGTTCTGACTTTGGGCCGTATCTGCAGAAGTCCCCGATCAATCCGTTTGAGAACAGCTCGACGGTGGATCAGGGTGACGACGTGATCGGGACGCCCGGTGCTGGTGTGGGTTGGGTCTACGATGAGTTGACCGGTCGGATCAAGGCGGTGACGACGGATGCGAAGGCCACGGCGTTATCGTTCTCGTCGGAGGATGTGGCGACGTACACGCCATAA
- a CDS encoding NUDIX domain-containing protein — protein MDRDHSCGIIPVHGGANGEPRRYLLVQHKAGHWGFPKGHPEMGESELETALRELGEETGLAPERVLEATPFAERYVFRKRSGKVVDKTVTYFVGFVRSRSFQVQEEELQAAAWGDVEETVGRMSFEEGRRLLREVDAYLDRDGGEVRQVG, from the coding sequence ATGGATCGCGATCATTCGTGTGGGATTATTCCGGTTCATGGTGGTGCGAATGGTGAGCCACGGCGTTATCTGCTGGTTCAGCACAAGGCGGGTCACTGGGGGTTTCCCAAGGGACATCCGGAGATGGGTGAGAGCGAGCTCGAGACGGCGCTGCGGGAGTTGGGTGAGGAGACGGGTCTTGCTCCTGAGCGCGTGCTGGAGGCGACGCCTTTTGCCGAGCGTTATGTGTTTCGCAAGCGATCCGGGAAGGTCGTAGACAAGACCGTGACGTATTTCGTAGGGTTTGTGAGGTCGCGGTCGTTTCAGGTTCAGGAAGAGGAGTTGCAGGCGGCCGCCTGGGGGGATGTTGAGGAGACGGTGGGGCGGATGAGTTTTGAGGAGGGGCGCCGATTATTGCGTGAGGTGGACGCGTATCTGGACCGTGATGGCGGTGAGGTTCGCCAGGTCGGCTGA
- the lepA gene encoding translation elongation factor 4, producing the protein MNIRNFCIIAHIDHGKSTLADRMLTGTGAMDARTHQDQKLDSMDLERERGITIKASAVSVEHTYKGQMFELNFIDTPGHVDFHYEVSRALAACEGALLVVDATQGVEAQTVANLYKAVDADLEIIPVINKIDLPSAQPEERALQVEQVLGLPAESCVFTSAKTGEGVKELLDAICERFPEPRGKIDAPLQALVFDAKYDDYRGVIVYFRMINGTMKKGDRVRMMKVGRVYQITELGKFRPTMTATDEPFEAGDVGYMVAAIKTLEDVHIGDTMTLDLRPAEKALPGYQEPMPMVYCDFYATGDTNFDDLRDAVTKLHVNDASFTFEPTSSEALGSGFRCGFLGMLHMDIIQERLEREQDVSIVQTAPTVTYEVALRDGSVIQITNPADLPDPSQISAIREPIVKAEIILPTASIGDIMKLCDNRRGEYKGQRFLADDRQILEYDLPLAEIIFDFFDKLKSITSGYGTMDYQVSGFHADQLVKMDILVNGMQVDALSVIVHRTKAEQRGRALLKKLKDEIDRHLFEIPLQAVIGGKVISRENIKAMRKNVTAKCYGGDVSRKRKLLEKQKKGKERMKRIGTVDIPQQAFMAVLDTGE; encoded by the coding sequence ATGAACATCCGCAACTTCTGCATCATTGCGCACATTGATCATGGCAAGTCGACGCTTGCGGACCGGATGCTCACGGGTACCGGGGCGATGGATGCGCGGACGCATCAGGATCAGAAGCTGGATTCAATGGATCTTGAGCGTGAGCGGGGGATCACGATCAAGGCGTCGGCGGTGTCGGTGGAGCACACGTACAAGGGGCAGATGTTTGAGCTGAACTTTATTGACACGCCCGGGCATGTTGATTTTCACTACGAGGTGTCGCGGGCTTTAGCGGCGTGCGAGGGTGCGCTTCTGGTGGTGGATGCGACGCAGGGGGTTGAGGCTCAGACGGTGGCGAATCTGTATAAGGCGGTGGATGCTGACCTCGAGATCATTCCGGTGATCAACAAGATTGATCTTCCTTCGGCTCAGCCGGAGGAGCGGGCGTTGCAGGTGGAGCAGGTGCTGGGGCTTCCTGCGGAGTCTTGTGTGTTTACGTCGGCGAAGACGGGGGAGGGTGTCAAGGAGTTGCTGGACGCGATCTGCGAGCGTTTTCCGGAGCCGAGGGGGAAGATTGATGCGCCCTTGCAGGCGCTGGTTTTTGACGCGAAGTACGACGACTACCGGGGCGTGATTGTGTACTTTAGAATGATCAATGGGACGATGAAGAAGGGGGATCGAGTCCGGATGATGAAGGTGGGGCGGGTGTATCAGATTACGGAGCTGGGGAAGTTCCGGCCGACGATGACGGCGACGGACGAGCCGTTTGAGGCGGGGGATGTGGGGTACATGGTGGCGGCGATCAAGACGCTTGAGGATGTGCACATTGGTGACACGATGACGCTGGACCTGCGGCCCGCCGAGAAGGCGTTGCCGGGGTACCAGGAGCCGATGCCGATGGTGTACTGCGACTTTTATGCGACGGGTGACACGAACTTTGACGATCTGCGTGATGCAGTGACCAAGCTGCACGTGAATGATGCGTCGTTTACGTTTGAGCCGACGTCGTCGGAGGCGCTGGGGTCGGGTTTTCGCTGTGGTTTTCTGGGGATGTTGCACATGGACATCATTCAGGAGCGGCTTGAGCGTGAGCAGGATGTGTCGATCGTGCAGACGGCTCCGACGGTGACGTACGAGGTGGCGTTGCGGGACGGGTCGGTGATTCAGATCACCAATCCGGCGGACCTGCCCGACCCGTCGCAGATTTCAGCGATCCGCGAGCCGATTGTGAAGGCTGAGATCATTCTGCCGACGGCATCGATCGGCGACATCATGAAGCTGTGTGACAACCGGCGGGGTGAGTACAAGGGGCAGCGTTTTCTGGCGGATGATCGTCAGATTCTGGAGTACGACCTGCCATTGGCTGAGATCATTTTTGATTTCTTCGACAAGCTCAAGTCGATCACGTCGGGGTACGGCACGATGGACTATCAGGTGTCGGGGTTCCATGCGGATCAGCTGGTGAAGATGGATATTCTGGTCAACGGGATGCAGGTGGATGCGTTGTCGGTGATCGTTCACCGGACCAAAGCGGAGCAGCGGGGGCGAGCGCTGCTCAAGAAACTCAAGGACGAGATCGACCGTCATCTGTTCGAGATCCCGCTTCAGGCGGTGATTGGCGGGAAGGTGATCTCACGCGAGAACATCAAGGCGATGCGGAAGAACGTGACGGCGAAGTGTTATGGTGGGGACGTATCGCGGAAGCGCAAGCTGCTGGAGAAGCAGAAGAAGGGCAAGGAGCGGATGAAGCGGATTGGCACGGTGGATATCCCGCAGCAGGCCTTTATGGCTGTGCTTGATACGGGGGAGTAG